One Roseimaritima multifibrata DNA window includes the following coding sequences:
- a CDS encoding hybrid sensor histidine kinase/response regulator has translation MSDKDAINILLIDDDIDDVRVLQRLLLRMPQQYNVDHGSTLGEGLQLTSTSQYQVIFTDLGLPDATGLEAITALNQACPDAAVIAHTGLNEEPLRIEALSQGAVDFLSKQDLSAISLKRCISENLHRSQLQENIRCLYRAMREKKEMVEAQAAKLTEQARELEEKNQNLKKLCDSAQKFINNVSHEFRTPLCVVKQYSSLIADAVVGPVNDEQTRMLRVIEDRVDDLNNMVDDMLDINRHEAGLLAAARKQCHATEIIERVLPVLQQRASLRDIRLDTEFDPSLPAIFCDPEKVTRTLINLAVNAIKFSPPNSTVRIQVTSEPTKNQIRISIQDQGEGIPADQQKQIFKRFRRLNEPRESSTIGFGLGLNIAEELVELNLGSMALQSTVGEGSTFSFTVPFQDAAEILKRHIQHSTAASGPTYFPISVVRISNPNATFDGEQHESEEIQAFLNNLLFSRDLLLPFPPNEWLVFLATNSQGVEGFAKRLNKQTETANRNRPIGKLPALQLEPIGTFDAVSQAKRLYDLIPVEAHVQ, from the coding sequence GTGAGCGATAAAGACGCGATTAACATTCTTCTGATCGATGACGACATCGATGATGTCCGAGTCTTGCAGCGATTGCTTTTGAGAATGCCTCAGCAGTACAACGTCGATCATGGATCAACGCTTGGCGAAGGCTTGCAGCTTACAAGCACCTCTCAATACCAAGTCATTTTCACCGACTTAGGTCTTCCCGACGCAACCGGTTTAGAGGCGATCACAGCCTTGAATCAGGCTTGCCCTGATGCTGCGGTCATCGCGCACACGGGACTGAATGAAGAACCGCTCCGGATTGAAGCGCTATCTCAGGGGGCAGTCGACTTCCTCTCCAAACAAGACCTTTCGGCGATCTCTCTGAAACGCTGCATTAGCGAAAACCTGCACCGCAGCCAGCTTCAAGAAAACATTCGCTGCCTGTATCGCGCGATGCGCGAGAAAAAAGAGATGGTGGAAGCCCAAGCGGCCAAACTAACGGAACAAGCAAGAGAGCTAGAGGAAAAGAATCAGAATCTTAAAAAGCTATGTGACTCGGCTCAAAAGTTCATCAATAACGTTTCCCACGAATTTCGCACGCCACTTTGCGTGGTCAAACAATATTCCAGCTTGATCGCCGATGCTGTCGTCGGTCCGGTTAACGATGAACAGACCCGAATGCTGCGAGTCATCGAAGATCGCGTCGACGACCTGAACAATATGGTCGACGACATGCTGGACATCAATCGACATGAAGCCGGCCTGTTGGCAGCCGCCAGAAAACAGTGCCACGCAACCGAGATTATCGAAAGAGTCCTACCGGTCCTGCAACAGCGAGCCTCCCTCCGCGACATCCGATTGGATACCGAATTTGATCCCTCTTTGCCGGCAATCTTCTGCGACCCTGAAAAGGTGACACGAACGCTGATCAATCTTGCGGTGAATGCGATCAAATTCTCGCCACCAAACAGCACCGTTCGGATTCAGGTCACCAGTGAACCAACGAAAAACCAAATCCGAATCAGTATCCAGGATCAAGGTGAAGGGATACCTGCCGATCAGCAAAAGCAAATATTCAAACGCTTCCGGCGACTGAACGAGCCTCGGGAATCATCCACGATTGGCTTTGGCCTGGGACTGAATATCGCGGAAGAATTAGTGGAATTGAATCTGGGGTCGATGGCGCTTCAGAGCACCGTTGGTGAAGGGAGCACATTCTCCTTTACCGTTCCTTTTCAAGACGCTGCCGAAATCCTCAAACGTCATATCCAACATTCCACCGCGGCATCGGGCCCGACCTACTTCCCGATTTCCGTGGTACGCATTAGCAACCCCAACGCAACATTCGACGGAGAGCAACACGAATCGGAAGAGATTCAAGCATTTCTCAATAACTTGCTCTTTTCGCGGGACCTCTTACTTCCTTTTCCACCAAACGAATGGCTGGTCTTTCTGGCGACCAATAGCCAAGGGGTTGAGGGATTCGCAAAACGCCTGAACAAGCAAACCGAAACGGCCAATCGCAATCGACCGATTGGAAAACTACCCGCTCTGCAGTTGGAGCCAATTGGAACCTTTGATGCCGTCAGCCAAGCCAAACGGCTTTATGACCTAATTCCCGTCGAGGCCCATGTGCAATGA